In one Corallococcus sp. EGB genomic region, the following are encoded:
- a CDS encoding sulfotransferase, with the protein MATASAKGEGASLTVLYITGWCRSGSTILGNVLNEVPGFFHVGELSFLWKNAYGNGSNTLCGCGQQLLECGIWNTVLSSDVPAGLTPRAHAEAVVRRQQAAVRTRHTLRVLDEAGDSQALQAHADFLARTYRTIARATGSTVLVDSGKFPSEAALLPRVEGIRPLYLHLVRDPRAVTHSWTKTKQYVVPMSAARSTAYWLGFNAASEEVTRRFPAQSLFLRYEDFIAAPDHAVDMVLDLVGVPRAQNPVKGRTVVLGKNHTVTGNPDRFRSGPTLLRGEDDAWKGELASGAKALTVALAWPLMAKYGYFSGARRAPVGGTAPDAAGAEPRS; encoded by the coding sequence ATGGCCACGGCGAGCGCGAAGGGCGAGGGCGCGTCGCTCACGGTCCTCTACATCACGGGCTGGTGCCGCAGCGGCAGCACCATCCTGGGCAACGTCCTCAACGAGGTGCCGGGCTTCTTCCACGTGGGGGAGCTGAGCTTCCTGTGGAAGAACGCTTACGGGAACGGCTCGAACACCCTGTGCGGCTGCGGGCAGCAGTTGTTGGAGTGCGGCATCTGGAACACGGTGTTGAGCTCCGACGTACCGGCGGGCCTGACGCCGCGAGCGCACGCGGAGGCGGTGGTGCGCCGTCAGCAGGCCGCCGTGCGCACGCGGCACACGCTGCGGGTGCTGGACGAGGCGGGGGATTCGCAGGCGCTCCAGGCGCACGCGGACTTCCTCGCGCGCACGTACCGGACCATCGCGCGGGCCACGGGGAGCACGGTGCTGGTGGACAGTGGGAAGTTCCCCTCCGAGGCAGCGCTGCTGCCGCGCGTGGAGGGCATCCGGCCGCTTTATCTGCACCTGGTGCGAGACCCGCGCGCGGTGACGCACTCGTGGACAAAGACGAAGCAGTACGTCGTCCCCATGTCCGCCGCGCGCAGCACGGCGTACTGGCTGGGATTCAACGCCGCATCGGAGGAGGTGACGCGGAGGTTTCCTGCCCAGTCGCTCTTCCTCCGCTACGAGGACTTCATTGCCGCGCCGGACCATGCCGTGGACATGGTGTTGGACCTGGTGGGCGTGCCGCGTGCACAGAACCCGGTGAAGGGGCGCACGGTGGTGCTGGGCAAGAACCACACCGTCACCGGCAACCCGGACCGTTTCCGCAGCGGGCCCACGCTCCTGCGCGGCGAGGACGACGCGTGGAAGGGGGAGCTGGCCTCTGGAGCGAAGGCGCTCACGGTGGCGCTCGCGTGGCCCCTGATGGCGAAGTACGGGTACTTCAGCGGCGCGAGGCGGGCTCCCGTCGGAGGGACCGCGCCGGACGCAGCGGGCGCGGAGCCCCGCTCCTGA
- a CDS encoding RimK family alpha-L-glutamate ligase, whose translation MRKVDLVYTRVRTEEKLLLEALRRRDCAVNLVQDSGMVLSMDRQRLTEADTVLMRSMSFTRARYLATFLEMKGLRVLNSARTISLCGDKALTSAALAARGVPMPWAFVAFDEDACLEAIEKKGYPVVTKPVLGSWGRMVARLDSRTAAEGVLSTRFGTGGAQDHVALVQEYVDKPGYDLRVYVIGRAVGGLRRRSEHWVTNTARGAVPERYEVPVAHAKLAEAAAEAVGGDMVAVDLLETRGGDIYVNEINHCVEFARSIEETGVPLPDLIADYIVSGARR comes from the coding sequence ATGCGCAAGGTCGACCTCGTCTATACGCGCGTGCGCACCGAGGAGAAGCTCCTCCTCGAGGCGCTGCGCAGGCGCGACTGCGCCGTCAACCTGGTGCAGGACTCCGGGATGGTGCTGTCCATGGACCGGCAGCGCCTCACCGAGGCCGACACCGTGTTGATGCGCAGCATGTCCTTCACCCGTGCGCGCTACCTGGCCACGTTCCTGGAGATGAAGGGGCTGCGCGTGCTCAACAGCGCGCGGACCATCTCCCTGTGTGGAGACAAGGCGCTCACCAGCGCCGCGCTGGCCGCGAGGGGCGTGCCCATGCCGTGGGCGTTCGTGGCCTTCGACGAGGACGCGTGCCTGGAGGCGATTGAGAAGAAGGGCTACCCGGTGGTGACGAAGCCCGTGCTGGGCAGTTGGGGCCGGATGGTGGCCCGGCTGGATTCGCGCACCGCGGCGGAAGGGGTGCTGTCCACGCGCTTCGGAACTGGCGGCGCGCAGGACCACGTGGCGCTGGTGCAGGAGTACGTGGACAAGCCGGGCTATGACCTGCGCGTCTACGTCATCGGCCGGGCGGTGGGCGGACTGAGGCGGCGCTCCGAGCATTGGGTCACCAACACCGCGCGAGGCGCCGTGCCGGAGCGCTACGAGGTGCCGGTGGCGCACGCGAAGCTGGCGGAGGCCGCGGCCGAAGCGGTGGGGGGGGACATGGTGGCGGTGGACCTGCTGGAGACGCGCGGCGGCGACATCTACGTCAACGAAATCAACCACTGCGTGGAGTTCGCGCGCAGCATCGAGGAGACGGGCGTCCCGCTGCCGGACCTCATCGCGGACTACATCGTGTCCGGAGCCCGGAGATGA
- the argC gene encoding N-acetyl-gamma-glutamyl-phosphate reductase, with protein MSVRVAVLGAAGYTGGEVLRLLLAHPAVEVVQATSGQFAGKRLDFPHPHLRGVGMLRYTPHEALEPCDVLVSCLPQGELIQRWPKVSRLAERVVDLSADFRLDAAGHARWYGKHPRPDDVPAFVYGLPEWMGDALTNARHVAIPGCMAHAGLLALLPLLHAGLARPDVLVVDAKTGSSGGGSTPDRSSHHPERANALRCYKPVGHRHTGELEGVVARVTGQQPTIHFSATAVPGVRGILATVHAFAARPVEEAEVVRAIATRYREKPFVRLLRPSASLSPFPEPGPLLGTNHCDLSVDVDGERGRIVVNAAIDNLVKGAAGTAVHALNLMLGRPETEGLGFRGLHPL; from the coding sequence ATGAGCGTGCGCGTGGCGGTGCTGGGGGCCGCGGGCTACACCGGTGGCGAGGTGCTGCGCCTGCTGCTCGCGCACCCCGCGGTGGAGGTGGTGCAGGCCACGTCCGGCCAGTTCGCCGGCAAGCGCCTGGACTTTCCGCACCCGCACCTGCGCGGGGTGGGGATGCTGCGCTACACGCCGCACGAGGCGCTCGAGCCCTGCGACGTACTGGTGAGCTGCCTGCCGCAGGGGGAGTTGATCCAGCGCTGGCCGAAGGTGTCCCGGCTGGCGGAGCGGGTGGTGGACCTGAGCGCGGACTTCCGCCTGGACGCCGCGGGGCACGCGCGCTGGTACGGCAAGCACCCGCGCCCGGACGACGTGCCCGCGTTCGTCTACGGGCTGCCCGAGTGGATGGGTGATGCGCTGACGAACGCGCGCCACGTGGCGATTCCCGGCTGCATGGCGCACGCGGGGCTCTTGGCGCTACTGCCGCTGCTGCATGCGGGGCTCGCGCGCCCGGACGTGCTGGTGGTGGACGCGAAGACGGGCTCGTCTGGGGGCGGCTCCACGCCGGACCGCTCGTCGCATCATCCGGAGCGCGCGAACGCGCTGCGCTGCTACAAGCCGGTGGGCCACCGGCACACGGGGGAACTGGAGGGCGTGGTGGCTCGCGTCACCGGCCAGCAGCCCACCATCCACTTCAGCGCCACGGCGGTGCCGGGCGTGCGCGGCATCCTGGCGACGGTGCACGCCTTCGCGGCGCGGCCCGTGGAGGAGGCGGAGGTGGTGCGCGCCATCGCCACGCGCTACCGCGAGAAGCCCTTCGTGCGGCTCTTGCGGCCCAGTGCGTCGCTGTCGCCGTTCCCGGAGCCCGGGCCGCTCCTGGGCACGAACCACTGTGACCTGTCGGTGGACGTGGACGGGGAGCGGGGCCGCATCGTGGTGAACGCGGCCATCGACAACCTGGTGAAGGGCGCCGCTGGTACGGCGGTGCATGCGCTGAACCTGATGCTGGGCCGCCCGGAGACGGAAGGGCTGGGCTTCCGGGGGCTGCATCCGCTCTAG
- a CDS encoding family 3 encapsulin nanocompartment shell protein codes for MSILSTKSKADASLSPGAAFAAAVQKHGTQAHVDYDTSIVDAFPGFKRRPRIAVRGMFKTARAERDPVPFWYETHPQTKPTGPVQDLELRPEAGFEFHQDTQALKPTRAWIQVPRNLLEDAHSLAQFIDFRLLVRLNTAENQALCIGKGGDGVRGLMHTPGIVRLPAKKNAVASLLNACAQVEQMGGSADGIVINSLDFYEHLVGQQSLLSDLAAMGIRLCRTRMVNPGTIIVGDFTAAATLYDSQRSVIRFAEPPPGIFPREGLAAYGEVYTTLAVHLPTHFFVASLT; via the coding sequence ATGAGCATCCTGAGCACGAAATCGAAGGCGGACGCGTCGCTGTCCCCGGGCGCGGCGTTCGCGGCCGCGGTCCAGAAGCACGGCACGCAGGCGCACGTGGACTACGACACGTCCATCGTGGACGCGTTCCCCGGCTTCAAGCGCCGTCCGCGCATCGCGGTGCGCGGCATGTTCAAGACGGCCAGGGCGGAGCGCGACCCGGTGCCCTTCTGGTACGAGACGCACCCCCAGACGAAGCCCACCGGGCCGGTGCAGGACCTGGAGCTGCGCCCGGAAGCGGGCTTCGAGTTCCACCAGGACACGCAGGCGCTCAAACCCACGCGCGCGTGGATTCAAGTGCCTCGCAACCTGCTGGAGGATGCCCACTCGCTGGCGCAGTTCATCGACTTCCGGCTGCTGGTGCGGCTGAACACGGCGGAGAACCAGGCGCTGTGCATCGGCAAGGGTGGGGACGGCGTGCGGGGGCTCATGCACACGCCGGGCATCGTGCGGCTGCCGGCGAAGAAGAACGCGGTGGCCTCGCTGCTCAATGCCTGCGCGCAGGTGGAGCAGATGGGCGGGTCCGCGGATGGCATCGTCATCAACTCGCTGGACTTCTACGAGCACCTGGTGGGCCAGCAGTCGCTCTTGTCGGACCTGGCGGCCATGGGCATCCGCCTGTGCCGTACGCGCATGGTGAACCCGGGCACCATCATCGTGGGGGACTTCACCGCCGCGGCGACGCTGTATGACAGCCAGCGCTCGGTCATCCGGTTCGCGGAGCCACCGCCAGGCATCTTCCCGCGCGAGGGCCTGGCCGCGTACGGCGAGGTCTACACGACGCTCGCGGTGCACCTGCCCACCCACTTCTTCGTGGCGTCCCTGACCTGA
- the lysW gene encoding lysine biosynthesis protein LysW: MQVQNPNPMTQSVPPEQCPLCAQPVPGGNRMVGEVLSCDGCSAELEVVGINPLRLEEAPEVEEDWGE, encoded by the coding sequence ATGCAGGTCCAGAACCCGAACCCGATGACGCAGTCCGTGCCGCCGGAGCAGTGCCCGCTGTGCGCGCAGCCGGTGCCGGGCGGCAACCGGATGGTGGGCGAGGTCCTCTCGTGTGACGGCTGTTCCGCCGAGCTGGAGGTGGTGGGCATCAACCCGCTGCGGCTCGAGGAGGCTCCCGAGGTCGAGGAAGACTGGGGGGAGTAG
- a CDS encoding SDR family oxidoreductase yields MELGLANKVALVAGGSSGLGLAVAEELAKEGAHVAIGAREMDRLAQAEARLKAVARGGRVLATRVDVMDDADVRRWVEDVVARWGSLHVVVTNSGGPPPGPASTFGVEAYRSAADAVLLPPISLALAALPHLKKAGWGRLLFITSETVHRPVARFALSGFARMGIVGFSAALVQELGDAGITVNVLAPGYMRTPPVERTASGSGDVEAGLRAMGAHIPLKRVGRPEEFAAAAVFLASERASFITGTVQLVDGGASVIG; encoded by the coding sequence ATGGAACTGGGACTCGCCAACAAGGTCGCGCTCGTCGCTGGTGGCTCCAGCGGACTGGGACTTGCTGTCGCCGAGGAACTGGCGAAGGAGGGCGCGCATGTCGCCATCGGCGCTCGGGAGATGGACCGGCTGGCTCAGGCGGAGGCTCGGCTCAAGGCCGTGGCCCGGGGCGGCCGCGTGCTGGCGACTCGCGTGGACGTGATGGACGACGCGGACGTGCGCCGGTGGGTGGAGGACGTCGTGGCCAGGTGGGGCTCGCTGCACGTCGTCGTCACCAACAGCGGTGGACCCCCGCCAGGGCCCGCCTCCACCTTCGGCGTGGAGGCGTACCGGAGCGCTGCGGACGCGGTGCTCTTGCCCCCCATTTCGTTGGCGCTCGCGGCGCTGCCGCACCTGAAGAAGGCCGGGTGGGGGCGATTGCTGTTCATCACCTCGGAGACGGTGCATCGGCCGGTGGCCCGGTTCGCGCTGTCTGGCTTCGCTCGGATGGGCATCGTCGGCTTCTCCGCCGCGCTGGTGCAGGAGCTGGGTGACGCCGGCATCACCGTCAACGTGCTCGCGCCGGGCTACATGCGCACGCCTCCCGTGGAGCGTACCGCCAGCGGCTCGGGCGACGTGGAGGCGGGCCTTCGCGCCATGGGCGCGCACATCCCGCTCAAGCGCGTAGGGCGCCCGGAGGAGTTCGCCGCCGCGGCGGTGTTCCTCGCCAGCGAACGCGCGTCCTTCATCACCGGTACCGTTCAACTCGTTGACGGTGGCGCGAGCGTCATCGGATGA
- a CDS encoding [LysW]-aminoadipate kinase: MKANVAPSSRRPVIVKIGGAAGVDLENVCSDVVELVRQGDRVVVVNGGSEAGERLLGSLGLERPEATTANGNVVRLTYAPTLRALTMAWVGEVNKAVVLALLAKGVTALGLCGADGRVLTARRRPPLKLQDSGGRMRIDREHLAGEVSSVNSALLGALMDGGYVPVVCPPAVTEDGVLVNVDADHVASSIAAALGAKALVILSNVPGLLADPKDPTTLVRSSDDVEGCMPLAGGRMRYKLEAVRRALAGGVPAAYVSASRVERPVFSALEEAGGTKFTLRERGGANADA, encoded by the coding sequence ATGAAGGCGAATGTCGCCCCGTCGTCACGCCGCCCCGTCATCGTCAAGATTGGCGGCGCCGCGGGCGTGGACCTGGAGAACGTCTGCTCGGACGTCGTGGAGCTTGTCCGCCAGGGCGACCGCGTCGTCGTCGTCAACGGCGGCTCGGAGGCCGGTGAGCGGCTCCTGGGCTCGCTGGGCCTGGAGCGCCCGGAGGCGACCACCGCGAACGGCAACGTCGTACGCCTCACCTACGCACCGACACTGCGCGCGCTCACCATGGCGTGGGTGGGGGAGGTCAACAAGGCCGTGGTGTTGGCGCTGCTCGCGAAGGGCGTCACCGCCCTGGGCCTGTGCGGCGCCGACGGACGCGTGCTCACCGCTCGCAGGCGGCCTCCCCTCAAGCTCCAGGACTCCGGCGGACGGATGCGCATCGACCGCGAGCACCTGGCCGGCGAGGTCTCCTCGGTGAACTCGGCGCTCCTGGGCGCGTTGATGGACGGTGGGTATGTGCCCGTCGTGTGTCCTCCCGCGGTGACGGAGGACGGCGTGCTCGTGAACGTGGATGCGGACCATGTGGCGTCGTCCATCGCGGCGGCGCTCGGTGCGAAGGCCCTGGTCATCCTCTCCAACGTGCCGGGGCTGCTCGCGGATCCGAAGGACCCCACCACGCTGGTGCGCTCGAGCGACGATGTGGAGGGGTGCATGCCGCTCGCGGGTGGACGCATGCGCTACAAGCTGGAGGCCGTGCGCCGGGCGCTGGCGGGCGGCGTCCCCGCCGCATACGTGAGCGCGTCTCGCGTGGAGCGTCCGGTGTTCTCCGCGCTGGAGGAGGCGGGCGGCACGAAGTTCACCCTTCGCGAACGAGGCGGAGCGAATGCGGACGCGTGA
- a CDS encoding MFS transporter — translation MATSLFSRSVAVRALSHRDFTLLWLGTLVSNIGTWMESVALGVYVTQVTGQAAWTGGVAALTHLPSLVLAPLGGALADRFDRRTFMAVCICVQALLAALLTVLAGTGNLSVPWVAALSLLNGAFATLVIPCATALTVAVVPAEDLHNALSLDSAQFNLGRIIGPMLAAIVLTKVGISGALFVNTLSFLAVLLALAGMRGAKNAVPPKREALWEGILRGVRLAWTDPGIALALGSGALVGLLISPFVGLVPVFALKVLGGDATTTSMLLTAQGTGAVIAAFGSAPLAARMGRRAFLEAALLLVGLCSAAYWLSPTLPVALVTLFILGAVYLVAFTGLKTVCQARTPPELQARVSSLFLLLVNAGYILGVWGQGALSDHVGVRPITAGSALLFFGIVVGMRTLRSRGLAALGT, via the coding sequence GTGGCCACCTCCCTGTTTTCCCGCTCGGTCGCCGTGCGGGCCCTGTCCCACCGCGATTTCACCCTTCTCTGGCTGGGCACGCTCGTGTCCAACATCGGCACGTGGATGGAGTCCGTCGCCCTGGGCGTCTACGTCACGCAGGTGACGGGCCAGGCCGCGTGGACGGGCGGCGTCGCGGCGCTGACGCACCTGCCCTCGCTGGTGCTCGCGCCTTTGGGCGGCGCGCTCGCGGACCGCTTCGACCGGCGCACCTTCATGGCCGTGTGCATCTGCGTGCAGGCGCTGCTGGCCGCGCTCCTCACGGTGCTGGCCGGCACGGGGAACCTGTCGGTGCCATGGGTGGCGGCCCTCTCGCTGCTCAACGGCGCCTTCGCCACGCTGGTCATCCCCTGCGCCACCGCGCTCACGGTGGCCGTGGTGCCCGCGGAGGACCTGCACAACGCGCTCAGCCTGGACTCGGCGCAGTTCAACCTGGGCCGCATCATCGGTCCCATGCTGGCCGCCATCGTCCTCACGAAGGTGGGCATCTCCGGGGCGCTCTTCGTCAACACGCTGTCGTTCCTCGCCGTGCTGCTGGCGCTCGCGGGGATGCGCGGGGCGAAGAATGCCGTGCCGCCGAAGAGAGAGGCGCTGTGGGAGGGCATCCTGCGCGGCGTGCGTCTGGCGTGGACGGATCCGGGCATCGCGCTCGCGCTGGGCTCCGGGGCGCTGGTGGGGCTGCTCATCTCCCCCTTCGTGGGCCTGGTGCCGGTGTTCGCCCTGAAGGTGCTGGGAGGGGACGCGACCACCACGTCCATGCTGCTCACCGCGCAGGGGACGGGCGCGGTCATCGCGGCGTTCGGCTCCGCGCCCCTCGCCGCCCGGATGGGGCGGCGGGCCTTCCTGGAGGCAGCGCTGCTGCTCGTGGGGCTGTGCTCCGCGGCCTACTGGCTGTCCCCCACGCTGCCGGTGGCGCTGGTGACGCTGTTCATCCTGGGCGCCGTGTACCTCGTCGCCTTCACCGGCCTGAAGACGGTGTGCCAGGCGCGCACGCCGCCGGAGCTGCAGGCGCGCGTAAGCAGCCTGTTCCTCCTGCTGGTGAACGCGGGCTACATCCTGGGCGTCTGGGGACAAGGCGCGCTGTCGGACCACGTGGGCGTGCGGCCCATCACCGCCGGAAGCGCCCTGCTCTTCTTCGGTATCGTGGTGGGGATGCGGACCTTGCGTTCGCGGGGCCTGGCCGCGCTGGGCACCTGA
- a CDS encoding transketolase family protein codes for MSASLAPALDLARSPEAWLAAHPDLSNRLVFRHAAARFAEEDARVVFLEADLGGGSDPFEARHPQRYFNLGICEATMLDMACGLAHGGHTVIAHSFAAFGVMRACEQVRLNLAYARANVKLVCDYGGVAGAFFGPTHHAIEDLAVLRAMPNLTVVSPADGLETVLATRAMLQHDGPVYLRLGRNRVTRLDVPRPPFELGRAALLREGDDVGLLAHGEVGVSVALDAAKLLEAQGVAARVLNMHTLKPLDEEAVRETASRTRLLVTVEEHNVLGGLGSAVSETVCTLDLQRRVLRVGLQDRYDSRAGSHEALLKGHGLEGGQVAERVLEVLPRTPVFAVESTTRRD; via the coding sequence ATGAGCGCGTCACTTGCCCCGGCGCTGGACCTGGCCCGGTCGCCGGAGGCGTGGCTCGCCGCGCACCCGGACCTGTCCAACCGTCTGGTGTTCCGGCACGCGGCCGCGCGGTTCGCGGAGGAGGACGCGCGCGTCGTCTTCCTGGAGGCGGACCTGGGCGGCGGGAGCGATCCATTCGAAGCGCGCCACCCCCAGCGCTACTTCAACCTGGGCATCTGCGAGGCCACCATGCTGGACATGGCGTGTGGCCTCGCGCACGGCGGGCACACGGTCATCGCGCACAGCTTCGCGGCGTTCGGCGTGATGCGCGCGTGCGAGCAGGTGCGGCTGAACCTGGCCTATGCGCGCGCCAACGTGAAGCTGGTGTGCGACTACGGCGGCGTGGCGGGCGCCTTCTTCGGTCCCACGCACCACGCGATTGAAGACCTGGCCGTGCTGCGCGCCATGCCCAACCTCACCGTGGTGTCGCCCGCGGACGGTCTGGAGACGGTGCTCGCCACGCGCGCGATGCTCCAGCACGACGGGCCGGTGTACCTGCGGCTGGGTCGCAACCGCGTCACCCGGCTGGACGTGCCGCGCCCGCCGTTCGAGCTGGGCCGCGCGGCGCTCCTGCGCGAGGGCGACGACGTGGGGTTGCTCGCGCACGGCGAGGTGGGCGTGTCCGTGGCGCTGGACGCCGCGAAGCTGCTGGAGGCGCAGGGCGTCGCCGCGCGCGTGCTCAACATGCACACGCTCAAGCCGCTGGACGAGGAGGCGGTGCGCGAGACGGCTTCACGCACGCGCCTCCTGGTGACGGTGGAGGAGCACAACGTGCTGGGCGGACTGGGCAGCGCGGTGAGCGAGACGGTGTGCACGCTGGACCTCCAGCGGCGCGTGCTGCGCGTGGGCTTGCAGGACCGGTACGACTCGCGCGCCGGTTCGCACGAGGCGCTGCTCAAGGGGCACGGGTTGGAGGGCGGGCAGGTGGCCGAGCGCGTCCTGGAAGTGCTCCCAAGAACCCCGGTGTTTGCCGTGGAATCCACAACGAGGAGGGACTGA
- a CDS encoding thiamine pyrophosphate-dependent enzyme — translation MTFSANSTTPGLSRDARTPAEPAGSGGPVTPARSGDGVAGAASDAGLALLPGRATRIRRTIVRLAATPSGCHLGGSLSMVEILVALLGRVMRVDPRAPKAPGRDHLILSKGHAAAGLYAALAEFGFVDVETLVREYNADGSVFTGHVNAAVPGVEFATGSLGHGLGLGVGLTLSHVLRGEPNRTFVVCGDGEMGEGSNWEALQVASHRKLTGLTLIIDRNGGQNDGPTEAILSQEALVQRLDAFGFQSLEVDGHDLPALVAALEAPVAGGRPRAIVARTRKGAGVPMLKGKGPHYAVFSQEHLRRALASLGEDA, via the coding sequence ATGACCTTCTCGGCGAACTCAACGACCCCCGGGCTGTCGCGCGACGCGCGGACGCCAGCTGAACCCGCGGGCTCTGGCGGGCCGGTGACGCCTGCCCGCTCCGGGGACGGGGTTGCGGGCGCCGCGTCGGACGCGGGGCTGGCGCTCCTGCCGGGCCGGGCGACGCGGATCCGGCGGACCATCGTGCGGCTGGCGGCGACGCCGTCCGGCTGTCACCTGGGGGGCTCGCTGTCGATGGTGGAGATCCTGGTGGCCCTGCTGGGCCGGGTGATGCGCGTGGATCCGCGCGCGCCGAAGGCACCCGGGCGCGACCACCTCATCCTGTCCAAGGGGCACGCGGCGGCGGGGCTCTACGCGGCGCTGGCGGAGTTCGGCTTCGTGGACGTGGAGACGCTGGTGCGCGAGTACAACGCGGACGGCAGCGTCTTCACCGGGCACGTGAACGCGGCGGTGCCGGGCGTGGAGTTCGCCACCGGAAGCCTGGGCCACGGCCTGGGGCTGGGCGTGGGGCTGACGCTGTCGCACGTGCTGCGCGGTGAGCCCAACCGCACCTTCGTCGTCTGCGGCGACGGGGAGATGGGCGAGGGCTCCAACTGGGAGGCGCTCCAGGTGGCCTCACACCGCAAGCTCACGGGCCTGACGCTGATCATCGACCGCAATGGCGGACAGAACGACGGGCCCACCGAAGCCATCCTCTCCCAGGAGGCGCTGGTGCAGCGGCTGGACGCGTTCGGCTTCCAGTCGCTGGAGGTGGACGGGCACGACCTGCCCGCGCTCGTCGCAGCGCTGGAGGCGCCTGTCGCGGGGGGCCGTCCGCGCGCCATCGTCGCCAGGACGCGCAAGGGCGCGGGCGTCCCGATGCTCAAGGGCAAGGGGCCGCACTACGCGGTGTTCTCGCAGGAGCACCTGCGCCGGGCGCTCGCGTCGCTGGGGGAGGACGCCTGA
- a CDS encoding M20/M25/M40 family metallo-hydrolase, whose amino-acid sequence MRTREPGVDLLRWMVEQYSPSHQEATFAGALVERLGTRGWRAHTDAVGNAVARYGDGDTVIAFLGHIDTVPGVVPVRLEGQKLYGRGAVDAKGPLCAFIEAVELLDDAERAGKQFLLLGCVEEEVAITRGALHVRDQYAPDFVINGEPSGAHAVTLGYKGLLRLDLEHRASRRHTASRDYRAAAEHVVDAWNALKRLCDDWNRERPSLFEQNLPSLNAFHTGATETEEWATAAVSIRTGPSTDTDALLAALATVPTVTVRTVAKKDAVSTNGNDALSRVFKQAIRERGVKPTLRLKTGTSDWNTVASAWSVPTVAYGPGDAALDHTPDEHIDLPEYEEGVAVLARVLALLPSKPR is encoded by the coding sequence ATGCGGACGCGTGAACCTGGCGTCGACTTGTTGCGGTGGATGGTGGAGCAGTACAGCCCCAGCCACCAGGAGGCCACCTTCGCCGGCGCGCTGGTGGAGCGGCTGGGGACGCGCGGCTGGCGGGCGCACACCGACGCCGTGGGCAACGCCGTCGCCCGCTACGGGGACGGGGACACCGTCATCGCGTTCCTCGGGCACATCGACACCGTGCCGGGCGTGGTTCCCGTGCGGCTGGAGGGACAGAAGCTCTACGGCCGCGGCGCGGTGGACGCGAAGGGCCCGCTTTGCGCGTTCATCGAAGCCGTGGAGCTGTTGGACGACGCCGAGCGCGCCGGCAAGCAGTTCCTCCTGCTGGGTTGCGTGGAGGAGGAGGTCGCCATCACGCGCGGCGCCCTGCACGTGCGCGACCAGTACGCCCCGGACTTCGTCATCAACGGGGAGCCCAGCGGCGCTCATGCGGTGACGCTCGGCTACAAGGGGCTCTTGCGCCTGGACCTGGAGCACCGCGCCAGCCGCCGCCACACCGCGAGCCGTGACTACCGCGCCGCCGCCGAGCACGTCGTCGACGCGTGGAACGCACTCAAGCGCCTGTGTGACGACTGGAACCGCGAACGGCCGTCCCTCTTCGAGCAGAACCTGCCCTCCCTCAACGCCTTCCACACTGGCGCCACGGAGACGGAAGAGTGGGCCACGGCCGCGGTGAGCATCCGGACAGGCCCGTCCACGGACACCGACGCACTGCTCGCGGCGCTGGCCACGGTGCCCACCGTGACGGTGCGCACCGTGGCGAAGAAGGACGCCGTGTCCACGAACGGCAACGACGCGCTCTCCCGCGTCTTCAAGCAGGCCATCCGCGAGCGCGGCGTGAAGCCCACGCTGCGCCTGAAGACGGGCACGTCCGACTGGAACACCGTGGCCTCCGCGTGGAGCGTGCCCACGGTGGCCTATGGCCCCGGCGACGCGGCCCTGGACCACACGCCGGACGAGCACATCGACCTGCCGGAGTACGAGGAGGGCGTCGCGGTGCTCGCGCGCGTGCTGGCGCTCCTGCCCTCGAAGCCCCGTTGA